In Primulina eburnea isolate SZY01 chromosome 5, ASM2296580v1, whole genome shotgun sequence, a single window of DNA contains:
- the LOC140832419 gene encoding DNA glycosylase/AP lyase ROS1-like isoform X1 encodes MDLRGNMAPELKDVQNSSWIPTTPAKPDSTTQQPICSDGKEKDIVDASQLYPESYSGFKQCSVTNWLETGRLLNNLPQETQCLAIPTCYNFTNAADDRLVSNTSQANQHTNSQVHEEDLCIYDKFTIKNDIWNNLSFGNLLAVAHAHSLPGAKSNVELNSLPQTLTGEKSIPTMTLCNFHSPTKTNTNSTTVKSVLSPFEPLTPEKLGKAVCESAMSYLSKGEMHIEEDARVDKILSDEVKESQSCATNSTQLPENHKPDKEGAEETDLKKTPNPKPRKKRHRPKVIVEGQPKKSPTAAENQPFSSGTTKVKRKYVRRKGANNLNNTSLEGGKSETDSIKSPPKPSTESPDFSSGTTKVKRKYVRKKGVNHLNNTSLEGVKSEIDSNKSPNSKDTSIEKMKCVRKRGINKPEATKLDEGSIDAANGKFVRLTRNSCRKSLNFDLESQEKDEGSSYCQSSKQDIKSQEENVNAKDGLKATMQCRHKMEVAMEKTDVGVTYESACFTNQVLKDYRSKPERHSPNLLPHANMCPLQDDYTLTVERVATRGKCHIVFSNVTHDKEENSVQVTINPDCRLTSSIPNDSNCSNSKCLNTESNERNYKRQRVDTAVRAEICSTNATGIFYNSLQIQNTYKNGGTPIMHFPVFYNNVRTETGHNTAKCSLQSTMMSSGSPVAAKFRYVSTIDAITEQLNKLDLKADSNQVSARDQSAIVPCHTFYQEQYALVPYQRGGAVIPFDNSCNQVKRRRPRPKVELDGETIRVWQLLLENINSEGIDGDDEEKTKWWEEERRVFSGRADSFIARMHLVQGDRRFSPWKGSVLDSVIGVFLTQNVSDHLSSSAFMSLVAQFPLKSKTNSTELHEERVDIHAMEPEKYVLNPNETSGVNGELLNKEVYSEDSEILHEFEGNENKAVSRVGSSGSSFDGNKPEDSFGVQLADMSKHGPFVPHTSALTKRDSVDALNSQSSVTSSDSSTDSPIVQTTERTSLLSTTEEVTTAGVVPNRFIIPTFVQLLQMAESNCVFREAGNLFDIGGHVQQDSLSVASQKEIQSDDWISPAKSVDSCGESTLSLAPTPGAQESEFFYLSKLYGADSRQRLSPAGSRVSTSSESEFQDSIQKFTGDSSKGRPKLCSPNAQSSSNHQIEINKKIIENQKGQDATEILFQENNCNTEASNNQIYPQNLMNATGSSSHAENSEKSKSMEGRPTMNYPDNHPSKKEHVPKKKRVRIGKVKEDPIDWDSLRKQAEAWGRKREKTHNTMDSVDWEAVRCADVNEIAHTIRERGMNNRLAERIQDFLNRLVREHGSLDLEWLRDIPPDKAKEYLLSVKGLGLKSVECVRLLTLHHLAFPVDTNVGRIAVRLGWVPLQPLPESLQLHLLEMYPMMESIQKYLWPRLCKLDQKILYELHYQMITFGKVFCTKNKPNCNACPMRGECRHFASAFASARLALPAPEEKSITLATENREANQNPAKKMNLLQLPSPQPNQIVAESEVRNSQPIIEEPTTPEPTVEAPATPEPSYNQVPECDIENSFCEDPDEIPTIQLNMEEFTHNLRKIMRQNAEILEGEASKAIVALTPEAALIPLPKLKNVSQLRTEHQVYELPDSHPLLEGMDRREADDPCPYLLAIWTPGETVNSIEPPERRCSSQEPQKLCNDRTCLSCNSVREANSLTVRGTLLIPCRTAMRGSFPLNGTYFQVNEVFSDHESSLHPMDIPRKWLWNLPRRTVYFGTSIPTIFKGLETEDIQYCFWRGFVCVRGFDRKTRAPRPLIARLHFPASKLAKRKGEAGQN; translated from the exons ATGGATTTACGTGGAAATATGGCTCCAGAATTAAAAGATGTCCAGAATAGTTCTTGGATTCCTACAACCCCAGCAAAGCCCGATTCGACAACACAGCAGCCGATCTGCTCAGATGGGAAAGAAAAAGACATTGTTGATGCTAGTCAGTTGTATCCAGAATCATACTCCGGGTTTAAACAGTGCAGCGTCACAAATTGGCTTGAAACAGGGAGATTATTGAATAATCTTCCGCAAGAAACTCAATGCCTGGCAATACCTACATGTTACAATTTTACAAACGCAGCTGATGATCGTCTGGTTTCCAACACTTCGCAAGCAAATCAACACACAAATTCCCAAGTTCATGAAGAGGATTTATgtatatatgataaatttacTATAAAGAACGACATATGGAACAATCTATCATTTGGAAATCTTTTGGCTGTGGCACATGCTCATAGTTTACCTGGAGCAAAATCCAACGTAGAACTCAACAGCCTACCACAAACGTTAACAG GGGAAAAATCAATACCCACCATGACATTGTGTAATTTTCATTCACCAACCAAGACAAATACAAATTCAACTACGGTCAAGAGTGTATTGTCCCCGTTTGAACCCTTGACACCAGAGAAGCTCGGTAAAGCAGTATGTGAATCTGCTATGTCATACTTAAGCAAAGGTGAAATGCACATAGAAGAAGATGCAAGAGTGGACAAAATTTTGAGTGATGAAGTGAAGGAATCTCAGTCATGTGCAACCAATTCTACACAACTACCAGAGAATCACAAGCCTGACAAGGAAGGGGCAGAGGAAACTGACTTGAAGAAAACACCTAATCctaaaccaagaaagaaaagGCACAGGCCCAAAGTAATAGTAGAAGGCCAGCCCAAAAAATCTCCCACAGCCGCCGAAAACCAGCCTTTTTCTTCAGGCACCACGAAGGTCAAGAGAAAGTATGTTCGAAGAAAAGGAGCCAACAATCTTAATAATACTTCCCTGGAAGGAGGGAAAAGTGAAACTGATTCAATTAAAAGTCCTCCCAAACCAAGTACCGAAAGCCCAGATTTCTCCTCGGGCACCACCAAGGTCAAGAGAAAGTATGTTCGAAAAAAAGGAGTCAATCATCTTAATAATACTTCTCTGGAAGGGGtgaaaagtgaaattgattcaaacAAAAGTCCTAATTCTAAGGATACTTCAATAGAAAAGATGAAGTGTGTGAGAAAAAGGGGAATCAACAAGCCTGAAGCTACCAAATTAGATGAGGGAAGTATTGATGCAGCCAATGGAAAGTTTGTACGGCTTACCAGAAATTCCTGCAGAAAATCTTTAAATTTTGATTTGGAAAGCCAAGAGAAAGACGAAGGTTCCTCATATTGTCAATCTTCAAAACAAGACATCAAATCACAAGAAGAGAACGTCAATGCCAAAGATGGTTTAAAAGCAACTATGCAATGCAGACATAAGATGGAGGTAGCGATGGAGAAAACTGATGTGGGTGTAACCTATGAATCTGCGTGCTTTACAAATCAAGTTTTGAAAGATTACCGGTCAAAACCAGAAAGACATTCCCCGAACCTTTTGCCTCATGCAAATATGTGTCCACTGCAAGATGATTACACTCTCACTGTTGAACGTGTAGCTACAAGAGGAAAATGCCATATAGTATTCTCTAATGTAACACACGACAAAGAAGAAAATTCAGTTCAAGTTACAATAAATCCTGATTGCCGATTGACATCTAGCATTCCTAATGATTCCAATTGCAGCAACAGCAAATGCTTGAATACAGAAAGCAATGAAAGAAACTATAAGAGACAACGAGTGGATACTGCTGTCAGAGCTGAAATCTGCAGCACAAATGCAACTGGCATTTTTTACAATTCCTTGCAGATACAAAACACGTATAAGAATGGCGGCACACCTATCATGCATTTTCCTGTATTTTACAATAATGTGAGGACTGAGACGGGACACAATACAGCAAAATGCAGTTTGCAGTCCACTATGATGTCCTCAG GTTCTCCTGTGGCTGCGAAATTTAGATATGTCTCCACAATTGATGCAATAACTGAGCAACTTAATAAACTTGATCTGAAAGCAGATAGCAACCAAGTATCAGCTCGAGACCAGAGTGCGATTGTACCGTGCCATACGTTTTATCAAGAGCAATATGCCCTTGTTCCATATCAAAGAGGTGGAGCTGTTATCCCTTTCGATAATTCATGTAATCAAGTTAAACGAAGAAGACCACGCCCTAAAGTTGAACTTGACGGTGAGACAATTCGAGTGTGGCAACTTCTATTAGAAAATATAAATAGTGAAGGCATTGATGGAGACGATGAAGAAAAAACAAAATGGTGGGAAGAAGAACGAAGAGTATTCAGTGGAAGAGCAGACTCATTTATTGCACGCATGCATCTTGTCCAAG GAGACAGGCGCTTTTCGCCATGGAAAGGATCAGTATTAGACTCTGTGATTGGCGTATTCCTCACTCAAAATGTTTCAGATCACCTTTCTAG CTCTGCCTTTATGTCTCTTGTTGCGCAATTCCCCCTGAAGTCAAAGACTAACTCTACTGAATTACATGAAGAGAGAGTGGATATACATGCTATGGAGCCTGAAAAATATGTGCTGAATCCCAATGAAACTTCTGGAGTGAATGGAGAGCTGTTAAACAAGGAAGTCTATAGTGAGGATTCTGAGATACTTCACGAATTTGAAGGCAATGAAAACAAAGCAGTGAGTAGAGTCGGGTCCTCAGGTAGCAGTTTTGATGGAAATAAACCTGAAGACAGCTTTGGAGTCCAACTAGCGGATATGTCCAAACATGGCCCATTTGTTCCCCATACATCTGCCTTGACTAAGAGAGACTCAGTTGATGCACTTAATTCTCAGAGTTCTGTGACTTCTTCTGACAGCTCTACGGATTCCCCAATAGTACAAACCACAGAAAGAACTTCGTTACTGAGCACCACTGAGGAAGTGACAACAGCTGGGGTTGTGCCAAATAGGTTCATCATTCCTACTTTTGTACAACTTCTGCAAATGGCCGAATCAAACTGTGTTTTTAGGGAGGCCGGAAATTTGTTTGATATAGGTGGGCACGTGCAACAAGATAGCTTGTCTGTTGCCTCACAAAAAGAAATCCAAAGTGATGATTGGATATCCCCCGCAAAATCTGTTGATTCATGTGGTGAGTCTACTTTGAGTCTAGCACCCACTCCAGGAGCTCAAGAATCAGAATTCTTTTATTTATCCAAGTTGTATGGTGCTGACAGCAGGCAAAGACTTTCCCCTGCAGGAAGCAGAGTGTCAACATCATCAGAATCTGAATTCCAGGACTCAATTCAAAAATTCACTGGTGATAGTTCCAAAGGGAGACCAAAGTTATGCAGTCCAAATGCTCAGTCAAGCAGCAATCATCAAATCGagatcaataaaaaaataattgaaaaccAAAAGGGCCAAGATGCAACAGAGATACTGTTTCAAGAAAATAATTGTAATACAGAGGCATCAAACAATCAAATCTATCCTCAAAATTTGATGAATGCCACAGGTAGTAGCAGCCACGCAGAAAATTCAGAGAAGTCTAAGAGCATGGAAGGTCGCCCAACTATGAATTACCCTGATAATCATCCTAGCAAAAAGGAGCATGTACCCAAAAAGAAAAGAGTACGAATTGGAAAAGTGAAAGAAGACCCGATTGATTGGGATAGCTTGAGAAAACAGGCCGAAGCATGGGGGAGAAAGAGAGAGAAAACACACAACACCATGGACTCAGTGGACTGGGAAGCTGTCAGATGTGCAGATGTTAATGAGATTGCACACACTATTCGAGAAAGGGGTATGAACAATAGACTAGCCGAGAGAATCCAG GACTTCCTCAACCGGCTTGTTAGAGAACATGGAAGCCTTGATCTGGAATGGCTGAGAGATATTCCACCAGATAAAGCGAA AGAGTATCTATTGAGCGTGAAGGGTTTGGGTTTGAAGAGCGTGGAGTGTGTGCGGCTATTGACACTTCACCACCTTGCCTTTCCA GTTGACACAAATGTTGGGCGTATAGCAGTGCGATTAGGGTGGGTACCTCTTCAGCCGTTGCCTGAATCACTTCAGCTGCATCTACTGGAAAT GTACCCAATGATGGAGTCAATTCAGAAATATCTGTGGCCTAGGCTTTGCAAGCTTGATCAAAAAATATT ATATGAGCTGCATTATCAAATGATTACTTTTGGAAAG GTATTTTGCACGAAGAACAAACCAAATTGCAATGCATGTCCAATGAGGGGAGAATGCAGACATTTTGCAAGTGCATTTGCAAG TGCAAGACTTGCTCTTCCAGCACCGGAGGAGAAAAGTATCACACTTGCCACAGAAAACAGAGAAGCTAATCAAAATCCAGcaaaaaaaatgaatttattGCAGCTGCCTTCACCACAACCTAATCAAATAGTTGCTGAATCTGAAGTAAGAAACTCTCAACCGATTATTGAAGAGCCAACTACGCCAGAGCCCACCGTTGAAGCCCCTGCCACACCAGAACCAAGCTATAACCAAGTTCCAGAGTGTGACATCGAGAACAGTTTCTGTGAAGATCCTGATGAAATTCCTACCATCCAACTCAATATGGAAGAATTTACTCATAATTTACGGAAGATTATGAGGCAAAATGCAGAAATTCTGGAAGGAGAAGCATCAAAGGCCATAGTAGCTTTGACTCCAGAAGCTGCTTTGATCCCTCTGCCTAAACTTAAAAACGTGAGCCAGCTCAGAACAGAGCATCAAGT ATATGAGCTACCAGATTCACACCCTCTGCTAGAAGGG ATGGACAGACGAGAAGCAGATGATCCCTGCCCATACCTACTTGCTATATGGACGCCAG GCGAAACTGTGAACTCTATTGAGCCACCTGAAAGAAGGTGTAGTTCCCAAGAGCCCCAGAAACTATGCAATGATAGAACTTGTTTATCATGCAACAGTGTCCGCGAAGCGAATTCCCTAACTGTGAGGGGAACTCTTTTG ATACCTTGTAGAACAGCTATGAGAGGAAGCTTTCCTCTCAATGGCACATATTTCCAAGTTAATGAG GTGTTCTCTGACCATGAGAGTAGCCTTCATCCCATGGATATTCCACGAAAGTGGCTATGGAACTTACCGAGGAGAACAGTGTATTTTGGAACGTCTATACCAACAATATTTAAAG GGCTAGAGACCGAAGATATCCAGTATTGCTTTTGGAGAG GGTTTGTTTGTGTCAGGGGATTTGATAGGAAAACACGAGCACCGCGGCCTCTCATTGCCAGATTGCACTTTCCTGCGAGCAAGTTAGCCAAACGGAAAGGAGAGGCAGGACAAAATTAA
- the LOC140832419 gene encoding DNA glycosylase/AP lyase ROS1-like isoform X2: MDLRGNMAPELKDVQNSSWIPTTPAKPDSTTQQPICSDGKEKDIVDASQLYPESYSGFKQCSVTNWLETGRLLNNLPQETQCLAIPTCYNFTNAADDRLVSNTSQANQHTNSQVHEEDLCIYDKFTIKNDIWNNLSFGNLLAVAHAHSLPGAKSNVELNSLPQTLTGEKSIPTMTLCNFHSPTKTNTNSTTVKSVLSPFEPLTPEKLGKAVCESAMSYLSKGEMHIEEDARVDKILSDEVKESQSCATNSTQLPENHKPDKEGAEETDLKKTPNPKPRKKRHRPKVIVEGQPKKSPTAAENQPFSSGTTKVKRKYVRRKGANNLNNTSLEGGKSETDSIKSPPKPSTESPDFSSGTTKVKRKYVRKKGVNHLNNTSLEGVKSEIDSNKSPNSKDTSIEKMKCVRKRGINKPEATKLDEGSIDAANGKFVRLTRNSCRKSLNFDLESQEKDEGSSYCQSSKQDIKSQEENVNAKDGLKATMQCRHKMEVAMEKTDVGVTYESACFTNQVLKDYRSKPERHSPNLLPHANMCPLQDDYTLTVERVATRGKCHIVFSNVTHDKEENSVQVTINPDCRLTSSIPNDSNCSNSKCLNTESNERNYKRQRVDTAVRAEICSTNATGIFYNSLQIQNTYKNGGTPIMHFPVFYNNVRTETGHNTAKCSLQSTMMSSGSPVAAKFRYVSTIDAITEQLNKLDLKADSNQVSARDQSAIVPCHTFYQEQYALVPYQRGGAVIPFDNSCNQVKRRRPRPKVELDGETIRVWQLLLENINSEGIDGDDEEKTKWWEEERRVFSGRADSFIARMHLVQGDRRFSPWKGSVLDSVIGVFLTQNVSDHLSSSAFMSLVAQFPLKSKTNSTELHEERVDIHAMEPEKYVLNPNETSGVNGELLNKEVYSEDSEILHEFEGNENKAVSRVGSSGSSFDGNKPEDSFGVQLADMSKHGPFVPHTSALTKRDSVDALNSQSSVTSSDSSTDSPIVQTTERTSLLSTTEEVTTAGVVPNRFIIPTFVQLLQMAESNCVFREAGNLFDIGGHVQQDSLSVASQKEIQSDDWISPAKSVDSCGSRVSTSSESEFQDSIQKFTGDSSKGRPKLCSPNAQSSSNHQIEINKKIIENQKGQDATEILFQENNCNTEASNNQIYPQNLMNATGSSSHAENSEKSKSMEGRPTMNYPDNHPSKKEHVPKKKRVRIGKVKEDPIDWDSLRKQAEAWGRKREKTHNTMDSVDWEAVRCADVNEIAHTIRERGMNNRLAERIQDFLNRLVREHGSLDLEWLRDIPPDKAKEYLLSVKGLGLKSVECVRLLTLHHLAFPVDTNVGRIAVRLGWVPLQPLPESLQLHLLEMYPMMESIQKYLWPRLCKLDQKILYELHYQMITFGKVFCTKNKPNCNACPMRGECRHFASAFASARLALPAPEEKSITLATENREANQNPAKKMNLLQLPSPQPNQIVAESEVRNSQPIIEEPTTPEPTVEAPATPEPSYNQVPECDIENSFCEDPDEIPTIQLNMEEFTHNLRKIMRQNAEILEGEASKAIVALTPEAALIPLPKLKNVSQLRTEHQVYELPDSHPLLEGMDRREADDPCPYLLAIWTPGETVNSIEPPERRCSSQEPQKLCNDRTCLSCNSVREANSLTVRGTLLIPCRTAMRGSFPLNGTYFQVNEVFSDHESSLHPMDIPRKWLWNLPRRTVYFGTSIPTIFKGLETEDIQYCFWRGFVCVRGFDRKTRAPRPLIARLHFPASKLAKRKGEAGQN; the protein is encoded by the exons ATGGATTTACGTGGAAATATGGCTCCAGAATTAAAAGATGTCCAGAATAGTTCTTGGATTCCTACAACCCCAGCAAAGCCCGATTCGACAACACAGCAGCCGATCTGCTCAGATGGGAAAGAAAAAGACATTGTTGATGCTAGTCAGTTGTATCCAGAATCATACTCCGGGTTTAAACAGTGCAGCGTCACAAATTGGCTTGAAACAGGGAGATTATTGAATAATCTTCCGCAAGAAACTCAATGCCTGGCAATACCTACATGTTACAATTTTACAAACGCAGCTGATGATCGTCTGGTTTCCAACACTTCGCAAGCAAATCAACACACAAATTCCCAAGTTCATGAAGAGGATTTATgtatatatgataaatttacTATAAAGAACGACATATGGAACAATCTATCATTTGGAAATCTTTTGGCTGTGGCACATGCTCATAGTTTACCTGGAGCAAAATCCAACGTAGAACTCAACAGCCTACCACAAACGTTAACAG GGGAAAAATCAATACCCACCATGACATTGTGTAATTTTCATTCACCAACCAAGACAAATACAAATTCAACTACGGTCAAGAGTGTATTGTCCCCGTTTGAACCCTTGACACCAGAGAAGCTCGGTAAAGCAGTATGTGAATCTGCTATGTCATACTTAAGCAAAGGTGAAATGCACATAGAAGAAGATGCAAGAGTGGACAAAATTTTGAGTGATGAAGTGAAGGAATCTCAGTCATGTGCAACCAATTCTACACAACTACCAGAGAATCACAAGCCTGACAAGGAAGGGGCAGAGGAAACTGACTTGAAGAAAACACCTAATCctaaaccaagaaagaaaagGCACAGGCCCAAAGTAATAGTAGAAGGCCAGCCCAAAAAATCTCCCACAGCCGCCGAAAACCAGCCTTTTTCTTCAGGCACCACGAAGGTCAAGAGAAAGTATGTTCGAAGAAAAGGAGCCAACAATCTTAATAATACTTCCCTGGAAGGAGGGAAAAGTGAAACTGATTCAATTAAAAGTCCTCCCAAACCAAGTACCGAAAGCCCAGATTTCTCCTCGGGCACCACCAAGGTCAAGAGAAAGTATGTTCGAAAAAAAGGAGTCAATCATCTTAATAATACTTCTCTGGAAGGGGtgaaaagtgaaattgattcaaacAAAAGTCCTAATTCTAAGGATACTTCAATAGAAAAGATGAAGTGTGTGAGAAAAAGGGGAATCAACAAGCCTGAAGCTACCAAATTAGATGAGGGAAGTATTGATGCAGCCAATGGAAAGTTTGTACGGCTTACCAGAAATTCCTGCAGAAAATCTTTAAATTTTGATTTGGAAAGCCAAGAGAAAGACGAAGGTTCCTCATATTGTCAATCTTCAAAACAAGACATCAAATCACAAGAAGAGAACGTCAATGCCAAAGATGGTTTAAAAGCAACTATGCAATGCAGACATAAGATGGAGGTAGCGATGGAGAAAACTGATGTGGGTGTAACCTATGAATCTGCGTGCTTTACAAATCAAGTTTTGAAAGATTACCGGTCAAAACCAGAAAGACATTCCCCGAACCTTTTGCCTCATGCAAATATGTGTCCACTGCAAGATGATTACACTCTCACTGTTGAACGTGTAGCTACAAGAGGAAAATGCCATATAGTATTCTCTAATGTAACACACGACAAAGAAGAAAATTCAGTTCAAGTTACAATAAATCCTGATTGCCGATTGACATCTAGCATTCCTAATGATTCCAATTGCAGCAACAGCAAATGCTTGAATACAGAAAGCAATGAAAGAAACTATAAGAGACAACGAGTGGATACTGCTGTCAGAGCTGAAATCTGCAGCACAAATGCAACTGGCATTTTTTACAATTCCTTGCAGATACAAAACACGTATAAGAATGGCGGCACACCTATCATGCATTTTCCTGTATTTTACAATAATGTGAGGACTGAGACGGGACACAATACAGCAAAATGCAGTTTGCAGTCCACTATGATGTCCTCAG GTTCTCCTGTGGCTGCGAAATTTAGATATGTCTCCACAATTGATGCAATAACTGAGCAACTTAATAAACTTGATCTGAAAGCAGATAGCAACCAAGTATCAGCTCGAGACCAGAGTGCGATTGTACCGTGCCATACGTTTTATCAAGAGCAATATGCCCTTGTTCCATATCAAAGAGGTGGAGCTGTTATCCCTTTCGATAATTCATGTAATCAAGTTAAACGAAGAAGACCACGCCCTAAAGTTGAACTTGACGGTGAGACAATTCGAGTGTGGCAACTTCTATTAGAAAATATAAATAGTGAAGGCATTGATGGAGACGATGAAGAAAAAACAAAATGGTGGGAAGAAGAACGAAGAGTATTCAGTGGAAGAGCAGACTCATTTATTGCACGCATGCATCTTGTCCAAG GAGACAGGCGCTTTTCGCCATGGAAAGGATCAGTATTAGACTCTGTGATTGGCGTATTCCTCACTCAAAATGTTTCAGATCACCTTTCTAG CTCTGCCTTTATGTCTCTTGTTGCGCAATTCCCCCTGAAGTCAAAGACTAACTCTACTGAATTACATGAAGAGAGAGTGGATATACATGCTATGGAGCCTGAAAAATATGTGCTGAATCCCAATGAAACTTCTGGAGTGAATGGAGAGCTGTTAAACAAGGAAGTCTATAGTGAGGATTCTGAGATACTTCACGAATTTGAAGGCAATGAAAACAAAGCAGTGAGTAGAGTCGGGTCCTCAGGTAGCAGTTTTGATGGAAATAAACCTGAAGACAGCTTTGGAGTCCAACTAGCGGATATGTCCAAACATGGCCCATTTGTTCCCCATACATCTGCCTTGACTAAGAGAGACTCAGTTGATGCACTTAATTCTCAGAGTTCTGTGACTTCTTCTGACAGCTCTACGGATTCCCCAATAGTACAAACCACAGAAAGAACTTCGTTACTGAGCACCACTGAGGAAGTGACAACAGCTGGGGTTGTGCCAAATAGGTTCATCATTCCTACTTTTGTACAACTTCTGCAAATGGCCGAATCAAACTGTGTTTTTAGGGAGGCCGGAAATTTGTTTGATATAGGTGGGCACGTGCAACAAGATAGCTTGTCTGTTGCCTCACAAAAAGAAATCCAAAGTGATGATTGGATATCCCCCGCAAAATCTGTTGATTCATGTG GAAGCAGAGTGTCAACATCATCAGAATCTGAATTCCAGGACTCAATTCAAAAATTCACTGGTGATAGTTCCAAAGGGAGACCAAAGTTATGCAGTCCAAATGCTCAGTCAAGCAGCAATCATCAAATCGagatcaataaaaaaataattgaaaaccAAAAGGGCCAAGATGCAACAGAGATACTGTTTCAAGAAAATAATTGTAATACAGAGGCATCAAACAATCAAATCTATCCTCAAAATTTGATGAATGCCACAGGTAGTAGCAGCCACGCAGAAAATTCAGAGAAGTCTAAGAGCATGGAAGGTCGCCCAACTATGAATTACCCTGATAATCATCCTAGCAAAAAGGAGCATGTACCCAAAAAGAAAAGAGTACGAATTGGAAAAGTGAAAGAAGACCCGATTGATTGGGATAGCTTGAGAAAACAGGCCGAAGCATGGGGGAGAAAGAGAGAGAAAACACACAACACCATGGACTCAGTGGACTGGGAAGCTGTCAGATGTGCAGATGTTAATGAGATTGCACACACTATTCGAGAAAGGGGTATGAACAATAGACTAGCCGAGAGAATCCAG GACTTCCTCAACCGGCTTGTTAGAGAACATGGAAGCCTTGATCTGGAATGGCTGAGAGATATTCCACCAGATAAAGCGAA AGAGTATCTATTGAGCGTGAAGGGTTTGGGTTTGAAGAGCGTGGAGTGTGTGCGGCTATTGACACTTCACCACCTTGCCTTTCCA GTTGACACAAATGTTGGGCGTATAGCAGTGCGATTAGGGTGGGTACCTCTTCAGCCGTTGCCTGAATCACTTCAGCTGCATCTACTGGAAAT GTACCCAATGATGGAGTCAATTCAGAAATATCTGTGGCCTAGGCTTTGCAAGCTTGATCAAAAAATATT ATATGAGCTGCATTATCAAATGATTACTTTTGGAAAG GTATTTTGCACGAAGAACAAACCAAATTGCAATGCATGTCCAATGAGGGGAGAATGCAGACATTTTGCAAGTGCATTTGCAAG TGCAAGACTTGCTCTTCCAGCACCGGAGGAGAAAAGTATCACACTTGCCACAGAAAACAGAGAAGCTAATCAAAATCCAGcaaaaaaaatgaatttattGCAGCTGCCTTCACCACAACCTAATCAAATAGTTGCTGAATCTGAAGTAAGAAACTCTCAACCGATTATTGAAGAGCCAACTACGCCAGAGCCCACCGTTGAAGCCCCTGCCACACCAGAACCAAGCTATAACCAAGTTCCAGAGTGTGACATCGAGAACAGTTTCTGTGAAGATCCTGATGAAATTCCTACCATCCAACTCAATATGGAAGAATTTACTCATAATTTACGGAAGATTATGAGGCAAAATGCAGAAATTCTGGAAGGAGAAGCATCAAAGGCCATAGTAGCTTTGACTCCAGAAGCTGCTTTGATCCCTCTGCCTAAACTTAAAAACGTGAGCCAGCTCAGAACAGAGCATCAAGT ATATGAGCTACCAGATTCACACCCTCTGCTAGAAGGG ATGGACAGACGAGAAGCAGATGATCCCTGCCCATACCTACTTGCTATATGGACGCCAG GCGAAACTGTGAACTCTATTGAGCCACCTGAAAGAAGGTGTAGTTCCCAAGAGCCCCAGAAACTATGCAATGATAGAACTTGTTTATCATGCAACAGTGTCCGCGAAGCGAATTCCCTAACTGTGAGGGGAACTCTTTTG ATACCTTGTAGAACAGCTATGAGAGGAAGCTTTCCTCTCAATGGCACATATTTCCAAGTTAATGAG GTGTTCTCTGACCATGAGAGTAGCCTTCATCCCATGGATATTCCACGAAAGTGGCTATGGAACTTACCGAGGAGAACAGTGTATTTTGGAACGTCTATACCAACAATATTTAAAG GGCTAGAGACCGAAGATATCCAGTATTGCTTTTGGAGAG GGTTTGTTTGTGTCAGGGGATTTGATAGGAAAACACGAGCACCGCGGCCTCTCATTGCCAGATTGCACTTTCCTGCGAGCAAGTTAGCCAAACGGAAAGGAGAGGCAGGACAAAATTAA